A region of Equus przewalskii isolate Varuska chromosome 29, EquPr2, whole genome shotgun sequence DNA encodes the following proteins:
- the C29H22orf23 gene encoding UPF0193 protein EVG1 isoform X1 gives MVAGASSCRLQAQKSQSISPGWFRGRAVVTVSGARAAVCGDRGTPPGSYFRGTPMASQEREEAVTKGTGFWRCPKPATYTPGTCELLRGQCVKGHEKRSNVMMKKSKLTSFQQRHIMDTMRRGDPLPLQCSPTSSQRVVPSKQPAPAMYLPPILAARSRLRPASMCQANGAYSREQFKPQAPRDLEKEKRRLQNILATGKNPEEQKRKPPPVQQEGPAPEVDRFEELVKEIQERKEFLADMEALGQGRQYRGVILAEISQKLREMEDIDHKRSEELRKALAPA, from the exons ATGGTAGCCGGAGCCTCTAGCTGCCGGCTCCAGGCGCAGAAATCTCAAAGTATTTCTCCCGGGTGGTTCCGCGGAAGAGCGGTGGTTACGGTCTCCGGAGCCCGCGCCGCTGTCTGTGGGGACAGGGGCACCCCGCCGGGGTCTTACTTTAGA GGTACTCCTATGGCttcccaggagagggaggaggcagtgacCAAAGGAACGGGGTTCTGGCGCTGCCCTAAGCCGGCCACTTACACCCCGGGGACCTGTGAGCTGCTCAGAGGTCAGTGCGTTAAAGGACACGAGAAGAGGAGCAATG TGATGATGAAGAAATCCAAACTGACTAGCTTCCAACAGCGCCACATCATGGACACCATGAGAA GAGGAGACCCTCTGCCCCTACAGTGCAGCCCAACGTCCAGCCAGAGGGTCGTGCCCTCCAAGCAGCCAGCCCCAGCCATGTACCTGCCTCCCATCCTGGCAGCCCGGTCCCGCCTCCGGCCAGCCAGCATGTGCCAAGCCAACGGGGCCTACAGCCGGGAGCAGTTCAAGCCTCAAGCCCCCC GAGATCTGGAGAAGGAGAAGCGAAGACTCCAGAATATCTTAGCTACTGGGAAGAACccagaggaacagaaaagaaagcccCCTCCTGTGCAACAGGAGGGCCCAGCCCCTGAGGTGGACCGGTTTGAAGAAC TGGTGAAGGAAATCCAGGAGAGGAAAGAATTCCTGGCCGACATGGAGGCGCTGGGACAGGGCAGACAGTACCGAGGGGTCATCCTTGCCGAAATCTCCCAG AAACTACGGGAAATGGAAGACATTGACCACAAGAGGAGTGAGGAACTTAGGAAGGCTCTCGCCCCGGCTTAA
- the C29H22orf23 gene encoding UPF0193 protein EVG1 isoform X7 has translation MASQEREEAVTKGTGFWRCPKPATYTPGTCELLRVMMKKSKLTSFQQRHIMDTMRRGDPLPLQCSPTSSQRVVPSKQPAPAMYLPPILAARSRLRPASMCQANGAYSREQFKPQAPRDLEKEKRRLQNILATGKNPEEQKRKPPPVQQEGPAPEVDRFEELVKEIQERKEFLADMEALGQGRQYRGVILAEISQKLREMEDIDHKRSEELRKALAPA, from the exons ATGGCttcccaggagagggaggaggcagtgacCAAAGGAACGGGGTTCTGGCGCTGCCCTAAGCCGGCCACTTACACCCCGGGGACCTGTGAGCTGCTCAGAG TGATGATGAAGAAATCCAAACTGACTAGCTTCCAACAGCGCCACATCATGGACACCATGAGAA GAGGAGACCCTCTGCCCCTACAGTGCAGCCCAACGTCCAGCCAGAGGGTCGTGCCCTCCAAGCAGCCAGCCCCAGCCATGTACCTGCCTCCCATCCTGGCAGCCCGGTCCCGCCTCCGGCCAGCCAGCATGTGCCAAGCCAACGGGGCCTACAGCCGGGAGCAGTTCAAGCCTCAAGCCCCCC GAGATCTGGAGAAGGAGAAGCGAAGACTCCAGAATATCTTAGCTACTGGGAAGAACccagaggaacagaaaagaaagcccCCTCCTGTGCAACAGGAGGGCCCAGCCCCTGAGGTGGACCGGTTTGAAGAAC TGGTGAAGGAAATCCAGGAGAGGAAAGAATTCCTGGCCGACATGGAGGCGCTGGGACAGGGCAGACAGTACCGAGGGGTCATCCTTGCCGAAATCTCCCAG AAACTACGGGAAATGGAAGACATTGACCACAAGAGGAGTGAGGAACTTAGGAAGGCTCTCGCCCCGGCTTAA
- the C29H22orf23 gene encoding UPF0193 protein EVG1 isoform X6 yields the protein MASQEREEAVTKGTGFWRCPKPATYTPGTCELLRGQCVKGHEKRSNVMMKKSKLTSFQQRHIMDTMRRGDPLPLQCSPTSSQRVVPSKQPAPAMYLPPILAARSRLRPASMCQANGAYSREQFKPQAPRDLEKEKRRLQNILATGKNPEEQKRKPPPVQQEGPAPEVDRFEELVKEIQERKEFLADMEALGQGRQYRGVILAEISQKLREMEDIDHKRSEELRKALAPA from the exons ATGGCttcccaggagagggaggaggcagtgacCAAAGGAACGGGGTTCTGGCGCTGCCCTAAGCCGGCCACTTACACCCCGGGGACCTGTGAGCTGCTCAGAGGTCAGTGCGTTAAAGGACACGAGAAGAGGAGCAATG TGATGATGAAGAAATCCAAACTGACTAGCTTCCAACAGCGCCACATCATGGACACCATGAGAA GAGGAGACCCTCTGCCCCTACAGTGCAGCCCAACGTCCAGCCAGAGGGTCGTGCCCTCCAAGCAGCCAGCCCCAGCCATGTACCTGCCTCCCATCCTGGCAGCCCGGTCCCGCCTCCGGCCAGCCAGCATGTGCCAAGCCAACGGGGCCTACAGCCGGGAGCAGTTCAAGCCTCAAGCCCCCC GAGATCTGGAGAAGGAGAAGCGAAGACTCCAGAATATCTTAGCTACTGGGAAGAACccagaggaacagaaaagaaagcccCCTCCTGTGCAACAGGAGGGCCCAGCCCCTGAGGTGGACCGGTTTGAAGAAC TGGTGAAGGAAATCCAGGAGAGGAAAGAATTCCTGGCCGACATGGAGGCGCTGGGACAGGGCAGACAGTACCGAGGGGTCATCCTTGCCGAAATCTCCCAG AAACTACGGGAAATGGAAGACATTGACCACAAGAGGAGTGAGGAACTTAGGAAGGCTCTCGCCCCGGCTTAA
- the C29H22orf23 gene encoding UPF0193 protein EVG1 isoform X5: protein MRSLFVCVHLPVYLFGGTPMASQEREEAVTKGTGFWRCPKPATYTPGTCELLRVMMKKSKLTSFQQRHIMDTMRRGDPLPLQCSPTSSQRVVPSKQPAPAMYLPPILAARSRLRPASMCQANGAYSREQFKPQAPRDLEKEKRRLQNILATGKNPEEQKRKPPPVQQEGPAPEVDRFEELVKEIQERKEFLADMEALGQGRQYRGVILAEISQKLREMEDIDHKRSEELRKALAPA from the exons ATGAGGTCTCTGTTCGTGTGTGTGCATCTGCCTGTGTATCTGTTCGGG GGTACTCCTATGGCttcccaggagagggaggaggcagtgacCAAAGGAACGGGGTTCTGGCGCTGCCCTAAGCCGGCCACTTACACCCCGGGGACCTGTGAGCTGCTCAGAG TGATGATGAAGAAATCCAAACTGACTAGCTTCCAACAGCGCCACATCATGGACACCATGAGAA GAGGAGACCCTCTGCCCCTACAGTGCAGCCCAACGTCCAGCCAGAGGGTCGTGCCCTCCAAGCAGCCAGCCCCAGCCATGTACCTGCCTCCCATCCTGGCAGCCCGGTCCCGCCTCCGGCCAGCCAGCATGTGCCAAGCCAACGGGGCCTACAGCCGGGAGCAGTTCAAGCCTCAAGCCCCCC GAGATCTGGAGAAGGAGAAGCGAAGACTCCAGAATATCTTAGCTACTGGGAAGAACccagaggaacagaaaagaaagcccCCTCCTGTGCAACAGGAGGGCCCAGCCCCTGAGGTGGACCGGTTTGAAGAAC TGGTGAAGGAAATCCAGGAGAGGAAAGAATTCCTGGCCGACATGGAGGCGCTGGGACAGGGCAGACAGTACCGAGGGGTCATCCTTGCCGAAATCTCCCAG AAACTACGGGAAATGGAAGACATTGACCACAAGAGGAGTGAGGAACTTAGGAAGGCTCTCGCCCCGGCTTAA
- the C29H22orf23 gene encoding UPF0193 protein EVG1 isoform X4, with protein MRSLFVCVHLPVYLFGGTPMASQEREEAVTKGTGFWRCPKPATYTPGTCELLRGQCVKGHEKRSNVMMKKSKLTSFQQRHIMDTMRRGDPLPLQCSPTSSQRVVPSKQPAPAMYLPPILAARSRLRPASMCQANGAYSREQFKPQAPRDLEKEKRRLQNILATGKNPEEQKRKPPPVQQEGPAPEVDRFEELVKEIQERKEFLADMEALGQGRQYRGVILAEISQKLREMEDIDHKRSEELRKALAPA; from the exons ATGAGGTCTCTGTTCGTGTGTGTGCATCTGCCTGTGTATCTGTTCGGG GGTACTCCTATGGCttcccaggagagggaggaggcagtgacCAAAGGAACGGGGTTCTGGCGCTGCCCTAAGCCGGCCACTTACACCCCGGGGACCTGTGAGCTGCTCAGAGGTCAGTGCGTTAAAGGACACGAGAAGAGGAGCAATG TGATGATGAAGAAATCCAAACTGACTAGCTTCCAACAGCGCCACATCATGGACACCATGAGAA GAGGAGACCCTCTGCCCCTACAGTGCAGCCCAACGTCCAGCCAGAGGGTCGTGCCCTCCAAGCAGCCAGCCCCAGCCATGTACCTGCCTCCCATCCTGGCAGCCCGGTCCCGCCTCCGGCCAGCCAGCATGTGCCAAGCCAACGGGGCCTACAGCCGGGAGCAGTTCAAGCCTCAAGCCCCCC GAGATCTGGAGAAGGAGAAGCGAAGACTCCAGAATATCTTAGCTACTGGGAAGAACccagaggaacagaaaagaaagcccCCTCCTGTGCAACAGGAGGGCCCAGCCCCTGAGGTGGACCGGTTTGAAGAAC TGGTGAAGGAAATCCAGGAGAGGAAAGAATTCCTGGCCGACATGGAGGCGCTGGGACAGGGCAGACAGTACCGAGGGGTCATCCTTGCCGAAATCTCCCAG AAACTACGGGAAATGGAAGACATTGACCACAAGAGGAGTGAGGAACTTAGGAAGGCTCTCGCCCCGGCTTAA
- the C29H22orf23 gene encoding UPF0193 protein EVG1 isoform X3, translating into MCACAERRVLVTMVAGASSCRLQAQKSQSISPGWFRGRAVVTVSGARAAVCGDRGTPPGSYFRGTPMASQEREEAVTKGTGFWRCPKPATYTPGTCELLRVMMKKSKLTSFQQRHIMDTMRRGDPLPLQCSPTSSQRVVPSKQPAPAMYLPPILAARSRLRPASMCQANGAYSREQFKPQAPRDLEKEKRRLQNILATGKNPEEQKRKPPPVQQEGPAPEVDRFEELVKEIQERKEFLADMEALGQGRQYRGVILAEISQKLREMEDIDHKRSEELRKALAPA; encoded by the exons ATGTGCGCATGTGCTGAGAGGCGCGTGCTTGTTACCATGGTAGCCGGAGCCTCTAGCTGCCGGCTCCAGGCGCAGAAATCTCAAAGTATTTCTCCCGGGTGGTTCCGCGGAAGAGCGGTGGTTACGGTCTCCGGAGCCCGCGCCGCTGTCTGTGGGGACAGGGGCACCCCGCCGGGGTCTTACTTTAGA GGTACTCCTATGGCttcccaggagagggaggaggcagtgacCAAAGGAACGGGGTTCTGGCGCTGCCCTAAGCCGGCCACTTACACCCCGGGGACCTGTGAGCTGCTCAGAG TGATGATGAAGAAATCCAAACTGACTAGCTTCCAACAGCGCCACATCATGGACACCATGAGAA GAGGAGACCCTCTGCCCCTACAGTGCAGCCCAACGTCCAGCCAGAGGGTCGTGCCCTCCAAGCAGCCAGCCCCAGCCATGTACCTGCCTCCCATCCTGGCAGCCCGGTCCCGCCTCCGGCCAGCCAGCATGTGCCAAGCCAACGGGGCCTACAGCCGGGAGCAGTTCAAGCCTCAAGCCCCCC GAGATCTGGAGAAGGAGAAGCGAAGACTCCAGAATATCTTAGCTACTGGGAAGAACccagaggaacagaaaagaaagcccCCTCCTGTGCAACAGGAGGGCCCAGCCCCTGAGGTGGACCGGTTTGAAGAAC TGGTGAAGGAAATCCAGGAGAGGAAAGAATTCCTGGCCGACATGGAGGCGCTGGGACAGGGCAGACAGTACCGAGGGGTCATCCTTGCCGAAATCTCCCAG AAACTACGGGAAATGGAAGACATTGACCACAAGAGGAGTGAGGAACTTAGGAAGGCTCTCGCCCCGGCTTAA
- the C29H22orf23 gene encoding UPF0193 protein EVG1 isoform X2, with product MCACAERRVLVTMVAGASSCRLQAQKSQSISPGWFRGRAVVTVSGARAAVCGDRGTPPGSYFRGTPMASQEREEAVTKGTGFWRCPKPATYTPGTCELLRGQCVKGHEKRSNVMMKKSKLTSFQQRHIMDTMRRGDPLPLQCSPTSSQRVVPSKQPAPAMYLPPILAARSRLRPASMCQANGAYSREQFKPQAPRDLEKEKRRLQNILATGKNPEEQKRKPPPVQQEGPAPEVDRFEELVKEIQERKEFLADMEALGQGRQYRGVILAEISQVGEATEGEAEGSRLCMREGRCPP from the exons ATGTGCGCATGTGCTGAGAGGCGCGTGCTTGTTACCATGGTAGCCGGAGCCTCTAGCTGCCGGCTCCAGGCGCAGAAATCTCAAAGTATTTCTCCCGGGTGGTTCCGCGGAAGAGCGGTGGTTACGGTCTCCGGAGCCCGCGCCGCTGTCTGTGGGGACAGGGGCACCCCGCCGGGGTCTTACTTTAGA GGTACTCCTATGGCttcccaggagagggaggaggcagtgacCAAAGGAACGGGGTTCTGGCGCTGCCCTAAGCCGGCCACTTACACCCCGGGGACCTGTGAGCTGCTCAGAGGTCAGTGCGTTAAAGGACACGAGAAGAGGAGCAATG TGATGATGAAGAAATCCAAACTGACTAGCTTCCAACAGCGCCACATCATGGACACCATGAGAA GAGGAGACCCTCTGCCCCTACAGTGCAGCCCAACGTCCAGCCAGAGGGTCGTGCCCTCCAAGCAGCCAGCCCCAGCCATGTACCTGCCTCCCATCCTGGCAGCCCGGTCCCGCCTCCGGCCAGCCAGCATGTGCCAAGCCAACGGGGCCTACAGCCGGGAGCAGTTCAAGCCTCAAGCCCCCC GAGATCTGGAGAAGGAGAAGCGAAGACTCCAGAATATCTTAGCTACTGGGAAGAACccagaggaacagaaaagaaagcccCCTCCTGTGCAACAGGAGGGCCCAGCCCCTGAGGTGGACCGGTTTGAAGAAC TGGTGAAGGAAATCCAGGAGAGGAAAGAATTCCTGGCCGACATGGAGGCGCTGGGACAGGGCAGACAGTACCGAGGGGTCATCCTTGCCGAAATCTCCCAGGTAGGAGAAGCAACAGAGGGTGAGGCAGAGGGGAGCCGGCTATGTATGAGGGAGGGGAGGTGTCCACCATGA